The Chloroflexia bacterium SDU3-3 genome includes the window CACGGCGGATGTGGCCATCGAGCCGGACTGGTCGATGCACAGCACGATGTCGCGCAGGCTGCTGCGCTTGCGCCCGTAGCCGATCCGCCGCTCGGGCACGATGGTGCGGTACTCGGGCTGATAGTGCCTGAGGTTGGCGCGGATGGTGCGGTGCCAGTCGATCTCGCTGTGACGCGGGCGGTTGTTGCGGGTGGCGCGATTGAGGCTACCCATCACGGCGCGGCGGGTGGGGCTGGCCAGCTTCTTCATCAGCTCATCCACCACGCGCCGCACCACCTGCCGCGCGGTGTCTAGGGTCTTGGTGGGCATCACGCCGCGCATGGCGATCAGGTCGGCCACCAGGTGCACATCCGGCTCGACGGTGTTGAGCAGCTCTGGCTCCATCAGCATCTGGCGCAGGTCGAGCCGCTCAAGGGCGTCGCGCTGCAGCACCTGCACCACCGAGCTGGGGAAGTACTCGCGGATGTCGCCCAGCCAGCGGGCGATGTTGGGCTGCGAGCTGCCCAGGCCGCCGCGCCTATCGGAGTCGTAGAGGGCCTGGAGCGCGCCGTCCATGCGGGCGTCGGGTGCGCCCAGGGCCAGGCCGGTGCCGTCGGCCTCGCCGCCGCCCAGGATGAGCCGCCAGCGGCGTAGCGCCTCGTCGTTGGTCTCGTGGGGGTGTTGGGTGGGTGTGGTCACTGCGGGTCTCCGTCGGTAACAATGATGTCGGGCGCCGGCTCGCCCGCCTGCTGGGCCTCGGCCAGGCGCTCGCCCACGATCTGCCCGGCCTGGGCCGGGGCTGGCGTCTGCACCACGGTGGTGGTGTGGCCCTGGGCGGCCTCGGCAGGCGAGGCGGCGCTGGTGTCGTGGGCCATATCGGCGGCCACATCCCTCAGCGCCTCGGGGCTGATCCATCCCTGCGCGGCGGCGTGGCGGGCCATGGCCAGGGTGTCCTCGGCCAGGATGAGCGTGCCGCCTGCGGCCACCACCTGCTCGGTGAGCGCGGCCACGGCGGCGATGCGCTGCGGGCTGGGGTCGACGCTGCGGATGTAGATGGCGCGGATGCGCGACGGGTAGAGGCGCATCACCTCGGCGTAGATCTCGGGGTCTTCCTGGCCGCTGTCACCCACCAGCACGAAGGGTAGCGCGGGGTAGAAGTCGAGCAGCTCGCGGATGGCGGCCAGCTTGTGGTCGCGGTGGCCCAGCGGCAGCCGATCGGGCGAGAGCCCCCAGTCGCGCAGGAACATGCCGCCCTTGGGCAGCCCGCGCAGCGCGAAGAAATCGGTCAGCATGTCGTAGATGTTCCACGGGCTGCTGGAGACGTAGAAGATCGGGTTGACGAACGGCCCGGGCGCTCCGGCGTGCAGGGCGCGGTAGAGCGCGGCCACGCCGGGGAAGGGCAGGCGGGTGCGCGCGCTGCTCAGGAAGACATTGCGGGCCATGTTCAGCAGGTTGATCGCGTCGGTCTTCACCACCGTGTCGTCGATGTCGCTGATGATGCCGAACTGGGCGTCGGGCTGCGGGATGAACACCTGGCCGGTGGCGCTAGCCCGCTGGCCGCTGGGCGCGGCGGCATCCAGCGCCACGTCGTGCCAGGGCTGCCCGGCGGGCGGGCTGGCGGCCAGGGTGAGCCGCAGCTCGAAGAAGCCCTCGGGGTCGCTGGTGGCAGCCTGCTCGGCCCCTAGGATGCGGCCCACCACCTGCGCGCCCGGCACCTCGTCGGTCTCGAAGCGGCGGTAGGTATCTAGCAGATTCTGCCAGAGCGTGTCGTGGTCGCGGGCGGCGGGTGCGCCCTGGGCGTCCAGCACGCGCCCGCGCAGCACTGCCCGCGTGGCGTCGCCGTAGCCCAGGTAGGGCACGATCACCACCGGCTCGCGGCCCAGGCGGTCGTCGAGGGCGCGGGCCATGCGGGCGAAGGTGTTCTCGGCCTCGTCGCCCAGGTGGGCCAGGATGTCTCGCCAGTGCTCCATGGTTCCTCCTAGTGCGCGGCGGGCGCGAGCCCCAGCAGCTGGGCCACCAGCGGCAGCGCGGCCTCGGCGCGGGCGGTGTCGAGCGGCAGGGCCTCGCCGCCTCCTGCGGCGGCGCTGGCGGTGCCGTCTTTGGCACGCTCGCCCATCTGGCGGCGCTCGGGCTTGGTGAAAGTGGCGAAGGTTCGGCGCAGCAGCGGCAGCACCTGCTGGAACAGCTCGGGCGTCAGACCGCGCACCCAGCCGTCGATGATCTGCCAGAGCGACTCGTGATGGATGAGCAGCATGCCGCTGCCCTTGAGCGTGCCCTCGACCCAGGCGGCGGCCTGGGCGGGCGTGGCCGCAGGCGAGAGCGCGAAGCTCAGGCGCTGGCCCAGCTCGTCGGTGCCGATGGCCTCGGCGTCGAGCAGCAGGCGGCAGCAGCGCCCGGCCACCAGCCCGTGCGCCCCGGCCATGTCGGCCACCTGCCGCAGCGCGTCGCACCAGGCCTGCTGGTGCTGCCTATCGGCCAGCATGCCCAGGGCCTGCGCGGTGTCGCTGATGCGCTTGAACATGGCCGCCGCCGCGTCGTCGTTCAGCGAGGCGCACGCGCCCGGCAGGCCGATGCAGATGCGCGCCACCAGCCCGCTCACCACGTGCTCCAGCGCCGCCGAGTCGGTGCGGCGCACGTTGCCGTAGCGCAGCGCGTTGGCCAGCGGCGGCAGCGCCTCCATCAGGTGCGGCACATCGCTGGAGAGCGCGGCGGCTTCCTCAAGCTGGCGCATGGCCTGGGCCACGGCCTTGGGCAGGTCGGCCAGCAGCGCCTGCTCCACCAGCGCCGTCAGCTCGGGCAGGGCGGTGGCACGCCGCGCCGTGTCGCAGGCGTAGGCGGTGGCGGCCTCGGCCACGGTCGCGCCCCACATGCTGGCCTCGATCAGCGTGATGGTGAACTCGGGCTGCCACTCGACCCGCCAGTTCTCGTGGAAGGTGCCCTTGCCGCCCGCGTGCTGGATGTGGCCCCATGGGATCTTGAGCAGGTTGAGGCGGTGCAGCAGCTGGCTGCGCTCTAGGTCGATCGGCTTGCGCAGATCGAGCGCGTAGTCGCGCCAGGTGGCCTCCACGGCCATGCGCAGCCGCTTCTGCTCGCGTGTCAGATCGGACTGGAGCGGCGTGGTGGGCGCGCTGCCGGGCACGCTGCCCAGCCGCTCGGCCACGATCAGCTTCTCGGCGATCAGCTGCATAGGCAGGTCGCTGCCGAAGCAGAACACGGCGCGGGCGGCCTCGTTCAGCTCATCTAGGCCGGGCAGCGGGCGGTCGCGGATGGCGGCCAGCGCCTCGGCCAGGCGCACCGCCTCCACCACGTGGGCGGCGGATGCGTCCAGATCCTGCTCGCGCATGAGCCGGGCCACCAGGGCCATCCAGCGGTTGGTCACCTCGTTGGGGGCCTGCCACAGGTGCTCGTAGTAGCCGGGCGATGCGATGCCCGCGCCGTAGCCGCTGCTGCTGGCCAGCCGCTTGTAGGTCCAGGGCGAGAAGGTGGCCTGCACCTTGGCTTTGGGCATGCCCTTGAGCAGGGCGGCGTCGGCCTTGGCGCTGCTGGCGCTGCCCACCAGGGCGGGGCCGTGCCACGCGCCGCACACTACCGCGATCCGCCCATAGCCCTGCTTCTCGGCTGCGCGGATGGTCTGGCGCATCCAGGCCTCGCGGCGCTGCTCGTTGAGGTCCAGTTCGCCCGTGGCCTGCTCGCGCAGCGCGGCCATGGCCTCCAGAATGGCCTCGAACACGCCGGTGCTGTCCTGGCGCTGCTCGACCATCTGCTCCCACCAGCGCTCACCGTCGCTGTAGCCTGCGGCGCGGGCCAGATGGCCCAGCGGGTCGCCCGCGATCGGGTCTTGCTCGGCCAGGGCGGCCTCGGCGGGCTGCTGGGCCTCGGGCGCGGGGGCCTCGGGCAGCTCGGGCGGCGGCTCGGGCGGTGCCGCGCCCAGCTGGTGGGCCTGCGGCAGATCCATGAAGCGCACCGGCACGCCATTTTGCAGCGCGTAGCGGATGGCCTGGAACTCGGGCGAGAACACCGCGAACGGGTAGTAGGCGGCCTCGTTGGGCTGGCTGGCCACGTAGATCAGTAGGGCCACGGGCGGCTGCAGGCTCTCCTCCGCGAACAGCGGCAGCAGCTCGTCGGCGTCGGGTGGGCCTTCGATCAGCACGCAGTCGGGCTGCAGCTGCTCAAGCGCCAGCAGCAGGCTGCGTGCCGATCCCGGGCCATGGTGTCGAATGCCAAAGATGTGAACGGTCATGGTGCCACCCGTCTAAGAGATCTCGCGGCAGGCGCGGTAGAGGTCTTTCCAGCCGTCGCGCTCTTTCACCACCGTCTCCAGGTACTCCAGCCAGGCCACCCGATCCTGCACAGGGTCTTTCACCACCGCGCCCAGCAGGCCCGAGGCCACGTCGCCAGCGCGCATCTGGCCGTCGCCGAAGTGGGCGGCCAGCGCTAGCCCCTGGTTCACCACCGAGATAGCCTCGGCGGTGGAGAGCGTGCCGCTGGTAGATTTGAGCTTGCTCTTGCTGTCGGATGTCACGCCGCTGCGCAGCTCGCGGAAGATCGTGACGATCCGGCGGATCTCCTCCACCGCTGGCGGCTCGGCGGGCAGCTCTAGGGCGCGGCCCAGGCTGGCCACGCGCTGCCGCACGATCTCCACCTCCTCGTCGATCGTTGCGGGCAGGGGCAGCACCACGGTGTTGAAGCGGCGCTTGAGCGCGCTGGAGAGGTCGTTCACGCCACGGTCGCGGTCGTTGGCGGTGGCGATGATGTTGAAGCCGCGCACGGCCTGTACCTCGGTGTTCAGCTCGGGCACGGGCAGGGTCTTCTCGGAAAGGATGGTGATCAGGGTGTCCTGCACATCGGATGGGATGCGGGTCAGCTCCTCCAGGCGGGCGATCTTGCCATCCTGCATGGCGCGCATCAGCGGGCTGGCCACCATGGCCTCGGTGGATGGCCCCTCGGCCAGCAGCCGCGCGTAGTTCCAGCCGTAGCGGATGCTCTCCTCGCTGGTGCCCGCCGTGCCCTGGATGAGCATGGTCGAGTCACCCGAGATCGCGGCGGAGAGGTGCTCGGAGACCCAGCTCTTGGCGGTGCCGGGCACGCCCAGCAGCAGCAGGCCACGGTCGGTGGCCAGCGTGGCCACGGCGATCTCGATCACGCGGCGGCTGCCGATGTACTTGGGCGTGATCTCCGCGCCGTTCTCCAGCTTGCCGCCCAGCAGGTAGGTGGAGACCGCCCACGGCGAGAGCTTCCAGCTCGGCGGGCGTGGGCGGGTGTCGATCTGGGCGAGGATCGCTAGCTCCTCGGCATATTGCTGCTCGGCGTGAGCGCGTAGAACTTGGCTCATGGTCTTCCTCTCGCTCTATACTGGCATGTGTATGCTATTGAAAAAGGTGATCGTTTGGTTTTAGACCGTGCTACAGCCCGTTGGCCAGCGCATCGAGCATCTCGGCGCGGAAGTGCAGCACGATCAGGAATCGGTCGACCGCGCCCTGCCAGCGGTCCCAGTCGCGCA containing:
- a CDS encoding VWA domain-containing protein, whose translation is MDQPRGAEGCGRRYGPRHQRRLACRGRPGPHHHRGADASPGPGRADRGRAPGRGPAGGRAGARHHCYRRRPAVTTPTQHPHETNDEALRRWRLILGGGEADGTGLALGAPDARMDGALQALYDSDRRGGLGSSQPNIARWLGDIREYFPSSVVQVLQRDALERLDLRQMLMEPELLNTVEPDVHLVADLIAMRGVMPTKTLDTARQVVRRVVDELMKKLASPTRRAVMGSLNRATRNNRPRHSEIDWHRTIRANLRHYQPEYRTIVPERRIGYGRKRSSLRDIVLCIDQSGSMATSAVYAGIFGAVLASLPAVRTQVVVFDTSVVDLTADLHDPVELLFGINLGGGTDINRALEYCQGIISRPSETILVLISDLYEGGSYEQMLKRAGAIVASGTQCVALLALSDEGAPFYDHRAAEAFAALGAPAFACTPDQFPNLMAAAIERRDLGQWAAANGIVASRSEQR
- a CDS encoding DUF2183 domain-containing protein, giving the protein MEHWRDILAHLGDEAENTFARMARALDDRLGREPVVIVPYLGYGDATRAVLRGRVLDAQGAPAARDHDTLWQNLLDTYRRFETDEVPGAQVVGRILGAEQAATSDPEGFFELRLTLAASPPAGQPWHDVALDAAAPSGQRASATGQVFIPQPDAQFGIISDIDDTVVKTDAINLLNMARNVFLSSARTRLPFPGVAALYRALHAGAPGPFVNPIFYVSSSPWNIYDMLTDFFALRGLPKGGMFLRDWGLSPDRLPLGHRDHKLAAIRELLDFYPALPFVLVGDSGQEDPEIYAEVMRLYPSRIRAIYIRSVDPSPQRIAAVAALTEQVVAAGGTLILAEDTLAMARHAAAQGWISPEALRDVAADMAHDTSAASPAEAAQGHTTTVVQTPAPAQAGQIVGERLAEAQQAGEPAPDIIVTDGDPQ
- a CDS encoding AAA family ATPase, which gives rise to MSQVLRAHAEQQYAEELAILAQIDTRPRPPSWKLSPWAVSTYLLGGKLENGAEITPKYIGSRRVIEIAVATLATDRGLLLLGVPGTAKSWVSEHLSAAISGDSTMLIQGTAGTSEESIRYGWNYARLLAEGPSTEAMVASPLMRAMQDGKIARLEELTRIPSDVQDTLITILSEKTLPVPELNTEVQAVRGFNIIATANDRDRGVNDLSSALKRRFNTVVLPLPATIDEEVEIVRQRVASLGRALELPAEPPAVEEIRRIVTIFRELRSGVTSDSKSKLKSTSGTLSTAEAISVVNQGLALAAHFGDGQMRAGDVASGLLGAVVKDPVQDRVAWLEYLETVVKERDGWKDLYRACREIS